The nucleotide window CGAGTCTCTTTTTTCGCCCATCAATATGCCGCCTTTTCGACAATCGGCGATGGATGGTTATGCGTTGTGTCTGCACAATGCTTTGGTTTATGAAATTGTTGGCGAAGTAAAAGCCGGGGATTCACATCTAGTCGAATTACTTCCCGGGCAAGCAGTGAAAATTTTTACCGGAGCAGCAGTACCAAATTCAGCTCAGGCCGTAATCCAGATTGAAAAGGTTTCGGCAAACGGAACACAATTATTGTTGGAAGAATTGGTCTCCCCTGATACGAATGTTCGTCCCATTGGTGAACAAATTTCAAAAGGTGATTTGGCGCTCGAAAAAGGAACTTTGCTGAACGCTGCCGCCATTGGTTTCTTGGTAGGACTTGGTTTTACGAACATTAGTGTATATCAAAAACCAAGAGTGGGAATTGTGGTTACCGGAAACGAATTGTCAAAACCCGGAACACCACTTGAATATGGAAAAGTGTATGAAAGCAACGGAATTATGCTGCAATCGGCATTAGCTGATGCGTTTTATGATGAAGTGACTTTGTATGAAGTCAATGATGATTTTGAAAATACCAAAAGCAAACTGCAAGACGCATTGACAAGTAATGATTTGGTGTTGGTTTCTGGCGGAATATCAGTAGGAGATTACGATTTTGTGGCTCGTGCTTTAAAAGAACTTCAAGTAGAAACTTTATTTTATAAAGTCAATCAAAAACCGGGAAAACCTTTGTTTGCAGGTAAACGGAATGATAAAATGGTTTTTGCTTTACCGGGAAATCCAGCCGCCTGTCTGACTTGTTTTTATGTGTATGTTTTGCCTACTTTGGACATCATGTCTGGTGCGGAGGCGAATTATCAACAAGCCGTTTTGCTTTCAATCGGCCACGATTATGAAGTAAAAAATACCCGTTCGCAGTTCTTGAAAGCGAACATCAGTAATGGGGAAGCCGAGATTTTGACACATCAAAACTCATCTATGCTCAATTCTTTCTCAGTCTCAAACGGATTGGTATATGTTCCGAACGGGCATTACGAATTGAAAAAAGGAGATACCGTTGAGGTATATTTGCTGTAACTTTATTTCGTTTCTATAAAAATATCCGATAATTTGCATACCATACAATGTAAATTATCGGATATTTTATATTGTACACAGTTAAAAATATCGGATAATTTGTCTTTTTGATTTTCCTTTAGAATTCTGGTGGTGGAAAAAAATGGATTTGTTGTTTTAAGTGTTTTTGAGCCAATACTTCTCGACAAGAAGAACAATTGCAACTCCGATAATATAAGTCAGTAAATCAATCCAGGAGAATGAGGTTCCTATGACTATTCGCGCGATTTTTGATTGTTCCAAATGTAGCTTTTCGACAATATTAAATAATTGAAGAAATTCTACAGTGAAAGAAAAGATTAATACAAAAATTGCAACAGGCAAAACAGGCAATTTGAGAAACGATTTTATGAAACAATAAACTAGAATCACCACCAAAACATCTCCGAGATATGGTCTGATAAAACTGTCGTTCACGAAAAGTGCAATTAAAACTTCTACCAGAAAAATTAAGATGGTATAGATGAAGTAGGTTTTGTTGAATGTGAGCATTTTGGGATTTGTCGTATTATTCATTAATGTTCTTGAAGTGTATAAATGTAATAAAAATCACCTGCTATT belongs to Flavobacterium gilvum and includes:
- a CDS encoding molybdopterin molybdotransferase MoeA, with the protein product MISVQEAFSILEHNLPALHKVALPLFKARKHILAESLFSPINMPPFRQSAMDGYALCLHNALVYEIVGEVKAGDSHLVELLPGQAVKIFTGAAVPNSAQAVIQIEKVSANGTQLLLEELVSPDTNVRPIGEQISKGDLALEKGTLLNAAAIGFLVGLGFTNISVYQKPRVGIVVTGNELSKPGTPLEYGKVYESNGIMLQSALADAFYDEVTLYEVNDDFENTKSKLQDALTSNDLVLVSGGISVGDYDFVARALKELQVETLFYKVNQKPGKPLFAGKRNDKMVFALPGNPAACLTCFYVYVLPTLDIMSGAEANYQQAVLLSIGHDYEVKNTRSQFLKANISNGEAEILTHQNSSMLNSFSVSNGLVYVPNGHYELKKGDTVEVYLL
- a CDS encoding ribosomal maturation YjgA family protein — protein: MNNTTNPKMLTFNKTYFIYTILIFLVEVLIALFVNDSFIRPYLGDVLVVILVYCFIKSFLKLPVLPVAIFVLIFSFTVEFLQLFNIVEKLHLEQSKIARIVIGTSFSWIDLLTYIIGVAIVLLVEKYWLKNT